In Edaphobacter aggregans, the sequence CAATCTCCCAGGCAGCAGCATCCAACTGCGCCGTACGCATATACAGAATCAATGCCCAAACAGGATTGTGCCATCCGCGATAATGTCCCGCACCCGGAGGAGTCGTCTTCCTCTCAATAGCCCCAGCCGAGTAAGGCCCACGCATAAAGTCGAGCGCATCATGAAAGAAATGCTGGTTATATGCAAGCCAACTCAGCGGCCCAGCCACCGTCAGCAGTGTAAACACCACAAAGAACGGAGCCACAGCACGCCACACATCGCGTTTCCGTCTGAGCTCCCAGGCCACCACGCACCACACAACGGCGCCGAGCACCCACCCGTCGTACCGTGTAAAGACCGCCGCCATGATAAACAGCGCAATCAGAATCATCCGCCGCGCAACGAAACCAGTCTTCCCACGATGAATCGCATCGACGCATTCGACCGTCAGCAGCGTCAGCCAAATCAGCAGCGCAAGAAACAGCGGCTCGGTCATCGCTGTCGTCGACAGATACAGCAGGTTCGGATTCAGCCCAAAAAACAACGTCGCGGCAAGCGCCCACTTCGGCGTCATCATGCGCCGCGCCAGCCGGTACAGTCCTGCAACACCCGCCACATAGCACAGCAACGACGGCCACGAACCAGCCAATCCGTTCTGCCACCATTCCATCTTTTGCACGAACGGAACCATCAGCAGGTGCGGCAGCGGAAGCCACACTCCGCCAAGCTGCGACAACCCCGGATTGCGCGAATCCAGAATCCGCCGCGCAATTCCCAGGTGCGCGACCGCATCCCCATACAGCAGCACATATCCGCGCAGAAAGCTGACAATCAGTGCAACAAAGCCCACAACAACAGCGGCCAGCGCTACAGGACGTGTCTCCTCCCGAGTAGCTGGCCGCACCACATCGCCGCTTCCTTCGACAACCGGAGCAAGCGGACCCGATCTACGCCCGCGTCGTGTCAAGGTGTGAAATCTCCATAAACAGCTTGAACCGCTCGTCGATCTCTTCCCGCGTCACGCCCTGCAAACGCTCGGTCCCAAACTTCTCCACCGCAAACGAGCCCATCACGCCGCCGTAGAACATCGCCGTACGAAACACCGCAGGAGTCAACTCAGGCTGCGATGCAAGATAGCCATAGAACCCACCAGCAAAGGAGTCACCAGCACCCGTCGGATCGACAACCTCAGCCAGTGGCAACGCCGGCGCACGAAAAGGGTGCGATGCCTTGATGCCGTCACCAAACGACCGGTCTCCAAAGAACGAAGTCG encodes:
- a CDS encoding ArnT family glycosyltransferase, which translates into the protein MTRRGRRSGPLAPVVEGSGDVVRPATREETRPVALAAVVVGFVALIVSFLRGYVLLYGDAVAHLGIARRILDSRNPGLSQLGGVWLPLPHLLMVPFVQKMEWWQNGLAGSWPSLLCYVAGVAGLYRLARRMMTPKWALAATLFFGLNPNLLYLSTTAMTEPLFLALLIWLTLLTVECVDAIHRGKTGFVARRMILIALFIMAAVFTRYDGWVLGAVVWCVVAWELRRKRDVWRAVAPFFVVFTLLTVAGPLSWLAYNQHFFHDALDFMRGPYSAGAIERKTTPPGAGHYRGWHNPVWALILYMRTAQLDAAAWEIGFAVMAVAIAGSVLAVRRGFTQVVILLWLPLAFYVYSVAFGSVPIFIPPLWPHSYYNSRYGMELLPALAVFLFFAVAWIEQRWRASQPLKSRLMHPIALALIAANTVAMMYRVPLVLKEAQVNSTTRVAFEAALARELKSFPAGVPILMYVSDHVGALQQAGIPLKQTWNENDYDSWMAALADPAGRAAYVIAMAGDAVSKAVAERPQGLTELTVLCTTGQPCARIYRSERFSLPPGAS